The following are encoded in a window of Mycobacteroides chelonae CCUG 47445 genomic DNA:
- a CDS encoding DinB family protein produces MDVTAEIVDQINWHWTSQLRPRFDGLTDDEYFWEPVQGCWSLRPRGTATTPLQGGSGDYVIEFAAPAPEPAPVTTIAWRLGHILVGVLGARVTSHFPESWAGPAIDYLTYDYPVTAAEALQRLDVLYAAWLDGVRGKDNAAMALPVGPAEGPWADKPFLTLALHINRELLHHGAEIALLRDLYGGRPN; encoded by the coding sequence ATGGACGTGACCGCGGAGATCGTCGACCAGATCAACTGGCACTGGACCTCCCAGCTGCGTCCCCGCTTCGACGGTCTCACCGACGACGAGTATTTCTGGGAACCGGTGCAGGGCTGCTGGAGTCTGCGGCCACGGGGCACCGCGACGACTCCGCTGCAGGGTGGATCAGGCGACTATGTGATCGAATTCGCTGCTCCAGCGCCCGAACCCGCGCCGGTGACCACCATCGCCTGGCGGCTCGGTCATATTCTCGTGGGCGTACTCGGGGCACGTGTCACCAGTCATTTCCCCGAGAGTTGGGCAGGACCGGCCATCGATTATCTGACCTACGACTATCCGGTCACCGCGGCCGAGGCTCTGCAGCGTCTTGATGTGTTGTATGCCGCATGGCTCGACGGAGTGCGCGGCAAGGACAACGCGGCCATGGCGCTACCGGTCGGACCGGCCGAAGGCCCATGGGCCGACAAGCCGTTTCTGACGCTGGCACTGCACATCAATCGCGAATTGCTGCACCACGGCGCGGAGATCGCGCTGTTGCGCGATCTGTACGGCGGGCGCCCCAACTAG